The Bernardetia sp. ABR2-2B DNA window TGGGAAAAAATAATGCTTCCTATCAAAATTACAACAGACACAAAAGCAAATGCTGTTGCTTCTATTGATAAGGGAATGGGTATTTATGGAAGAGCATGGTATGATTATGCTTCAGCTGCTGAGTATTATATTCAAAATGATTTGGATGTAGAAAAAGCAAATGAATGGGCTACTATGTCAATGAATATTCGTCAAGACCACTTTTTCAATAGATGGGTAATGGCACAAGTAAAAGCAAAACAAGGAAACTACAAAGAAGCTATTATACACGCCACAAAAGCAAAAGAAATGGGTGAAGAAAACGGAGGTGGTTTTTATGCTGCTCGTAAAGCAAGTCTTGAAAGTAGCTTAGCCGAATGGACAAAAAAAGCAAAATAATAAACCAACGAAGAAATTTAAGTTATATATAAAGGCTATTCATTCTATCTTGAGTGAATAGCTTTTTTTGAGTATAACTAGATTTAGTTTTTTTTCGTATATAGTAAGATAACACAAATTTTACAACATTACCTTTTTCATTATGATAGAAATTATAGCCATACTTGCAGTTTTTTCTGTTCCTGTGAGTGCCATTGTTGGTGGATATTATTACAAACTCAAAAAACTAGAAGTTGCTCGTCGTCTTAGTCATGAAGAACAACAGAAACTTGACATGATAATGCAAGAAAATGACGAATTACGTCAGCGTTTGGAAAATGTAGAAGTTATTGTTTCTAGCGCAGATTTGGATATTCTGACAGCAGGAGCTTCTATGGAAGATATTACTCGTATCAAAAATACAGTGAGCCAAGTAAAACAAGAAAAGCGTTTCAAATTGCGTTAAATAAGAGTAACTCCAAGAGAAATTAGAAGACTAATAGACGACTCATATTCAACCCTTTCTTTCTAAAAAAAGTGAGGGTTTTCTTGTCGAATGACTAAGCTAAAATTTATTCTTTAAAGCTCTTTAAGAGTGATTACTCTGATAATTTCTATACAGGTCAGCTCTCGTAGAGCAGACTGTTTGCAGTTGGTACTTAGACTGTTTCTAGTTTTCGACAGACGGTCTGCCCTTTGGGACTGACCTATTTACCATAAAAATCAACTTATTTAAAAATAAGATATTCAGCATTTTTCAAACCTATAAAAGTATAATAAAATTACTTTCAAATTTTCTTAACTTCTTCTCTAGCTCGTGTAAGAGCCACATAAAGTATATTTATTTCTTCGTTAATGGCTTGTTTTCTAGCTTCCGAAATTGGCTTTCCTGTTTTGGTTTGTATGCCTTTGAGAATCTGTTTTTCACTAACAAAATCATTCAGAAGATAGACTTTATCCCATTCTAACCCTTTTCCTTTGTGTGCCGTTGTGAAAGTAATGTCTGCTTTATGAGGTTCTGTAATCCTGTTTTGAAGCCGTTCTAAAAGGTCTGGAAGCTCATTTCCATATTTTTTAACCAGTTCTACCAATCTTTTGAGTGAACGGTCTTGAGAAGCTGCTGCTGTTTCCTCAATTTGTTTCCAATCGTGCCAAAAGGCTTTTTTTCTATTGGCTTTATTATTCAGATTTACCAATTGTGAAATAGAAGAACCATCATCTAATTTTAGATACTGCTCAAAATTTCCTTCAAAAGCTACAGAACTTACTTTTTTAGATTCAAAAAGCCATTCTATTGCTGTCTGAATTAATCCTAGATGAGTTCTGGCAATGACTGCGTGAGTTTTCTTCTGATTGTTTATTTCTTGATTTGATAAAATAGAACGAGGAGTCATTTCAAAGTTTCCTACTTCAAAATCTGGAAAAATATGTTTTTTCCACGCCACTACTTCCTTTGCATACTCGGTTACAGCAGCAGGACAACGAAAACTCTTTTGTAGATTTAATGTCGGAAAATCAGTATTTGAAAGTGAATTAATAGCACTTCGCCAACCATAAATTTGTTGATGCTTATCTCCTACAATCAATTTTGTAGCTTCTTGATTCATAAAAACATCTAGCATAACAGGAGAAGCGTCTTGCCCTTCATCAAATAAAATCCATTCAAAAGACAACTTAGGATTTGATAATTGATATTTTTTGAGATAAAAATCGTGTGTAATTGGAATTTTGGTATCGCTCATTTTATCAAAAAGCCATTTTACTTGTCGCTCTAGTTGGTCATAATTTTTCTGAGCAAATGAAAGTCCTTTTCGTGGAGTGAGCTTTTCAGTATAATCAAATGCTGAAATATTTTTGTGTGTACTCTGGCAAAATGTATCAAAAAAGTTTTTGGTATGACGAGCCAATAAGTAACTATTTGTAGCATCTGAATCTGACAAATGAAAATAGTTTTTGATAGAAGAAAGCGATAAGTCAAAAATCAGAGGAGGTGTTTTTTTTCTAAAAAGACTTCTATAAGCTAATGAATGCGCTGTTTCTACCCAAAGTGTCGGAATATCATTCTGATTGTTTAATCGTAATTTTCGTAAAATTTCTTCTTTTATGGCTCTATTAAAAGCTAGATATAACATAAAACCTTCGCCTTCTCGTTTTTTGGCGTACTCCAAAAGAGCTGTCGTTTTTCCAGAACCAGCCACAGCTTCCACTTTCAAATCGCCTTCTGATTCGATGATAGACTCTTGTTGTGAAGTGAAAATAGGTTGTATATTATTTTGAGTAGCGATAATTTAGAACTTATTTAGATTTTTATATCTGAACTTGAACACAAAAAATGATTATTTTTCATAAATTGAAAGATAAAGAAACTTTTCTAAAAATACTGGCGTTTAGAAATTCATACAACAAATATCAAATTTATTTATCAAAAAATTAAACAAACACAACTTATGTCAAACAAATTACACGAGCTTTTAGCTGTCGAACAAGAAAGAAAGAATAAAGCCAACCAAGCAATTGGTGAAGCAAAAAAGACATTTACCAAAAATGACCCTTATTTTGATGGAATGGTGAAGCACTATGTTTCTTTAGAGGAAAATTCTGATGAAATTCCAGATGAAACGAAGGAAATGGTTACGACCGTCAAAAAGAAATTAGAGGATGCGATGGAACTTATCATTGCAGGAATTGATGCTAATATTTCGAAAGAAGAAACCAATTCTGCTGATGTTGCAAAGGCTGAACTTACCATTGGAAACAAGAAGTTCGGTACGTTTTCAGCTACTTCTCTTTTGGCATTAGAGAGTAATATTAACCGTTTGAAAGATTTGTATAATGCAATTCCGACACTTGACCAAACTCGTAAATGGGAGTTTGATAATAAAACAAATGTCTATCGTACGCCAGAAGAAGTAAAATTTCGTACAGTTAAGCGTCCGAAAGTGATTGTAAAATACGAAGCTACAAAAGAACATCCAGCACAAACTGAACTTTTGAACCTTGATTTTCAAGTAGGTAAATATGAAACAGTTTATACATCTGGAAAAGTTACTTCCTCTCAAAAAAGCGATATGATTGCACGTATTAATGAGCTTTTGGAAGCTGTGAAAGTGGCTCGTTCGAAGGCAAATAACGCCGAAGTGAAGAATACAAAAGTAGGAAAAGATATTTTTGAATTTATTCACAAAGGGATTTTAAAGTAATTATTAATGAAATACTAAGTTCTATTTAAAAAAGGTTTTGAAAACAATGTTTTCAAAACCTTTTTTAATTCTAAATTTTTCGAAGACAAAAAAAGAAATTGATTTTATTTCTAACTTCTAAAACCTGACTTCTTACTTAGTTTTATCGCCCTTCATTTCCTTTATGAAAATAAATAACATCTGGTTTTTCTATATCAAAATCTTCAATTCTTAGACGTGGAACGTTGTCAATAACAGTTTGAAGGTAATAAGGAGCATCATCAAAGCCTGTATAAAATCCAAAACGAATTTGAAGTGTATGGAAAGAAAAACGTTCATTATACATTCTAAAACCAATATTATATCCTTGAAAAATAGGACTTTGTGAAATAGAACTCCCAAAAGTAGCTACTCCAATATCTGCACGAGCAAAAAATGCCCATTGAAAATCTAAAAACCTCCAAGGTGTAAAAAATACGCTTTCAGTTCCAATAAAACCAACTTCTGTGCCTCGTAGTTGATTATCACGTATTCCCCAAATTCCAGCACTACTATTTATATCAGTAAATTCTCTTTCAAAACGATTTATTCCTTTTGTAAAACGTCCCCTCAAAAATTGTCTCAAACGCCATTTTCTCAAACATAATAAAGGGGTAAAATAAGTGAATTTTGATTCAAAAACTCCTTGTTCAAACTCTTTTTCAGTTGTCATATACGAACCTAAAGCTAAAGAAGCACGAACATAACCTATTTTGTTAGTCTTGATTCCTTTACTAAGTTCTACTCCTGTATAATATCTAGTTTCTAGGTCTGTATTTGATTTTCCAAAAGTTAAGACAGCACGTCTTCCAATAGGAATATCTTCTGTTCGTCCAAAACCATAAATCATGTAATCTCTCTGATATTTTCGTTTGGTAAGTCCGACACTCAAAAGCATTTGAGTATGATTTTGATACAAAAGATTTGTGTCAGCACTTATTTCGGGACGGTTT harbors:
- a CDS encoding UvrD-helicase domain-containing protein — protein: MIATQNNIQPIFTSQQESIIESEGDLKVEAVAGSGKTTALLEYAKKREGEGFMLYLAFNRAIKEEILRKLRLNNQNDIPTLWVETAHSLAYRSLFRKKTPPLIFDLSLSSIKNYFHLSDSDATNSYLLARHTKNFFDTFCQSTHKNISAFDYTEKLTPRKGLSFAQKNYDQLERQVKWLFDKMSDTKIPITHDFYLKKYQLSNPKLSFEWILFDEGQDASPVMLDVFMNQEATKLIVGDKHQQIYGWRSAINSLSNTDFPTLNLQKSFRCPAAVTEYAKEVVAWKKHIFPDFEVGNFEMTPRSILSNQEINNQKKTHAVIARTHLGLIQTAIEWLFESKKVSSVAFEGNFEQYLKLDDGSSISQLVNLNNKANRKKAFWHDWKQIEETAAASQDRSLKRLVELVKKYGNELPDLLERLQNRITEPHKADITFTTAHKGKGLEWDKVYLLNDFVSEKQILKGIQTKTGKPISEARKQAINEEINILYVALTRAREEVKKI